ACGGGTGGTGGATCTTCAATTTCCTTTAGTCTTGGAAAGTAATCCATATCCGAAAGAGTAAGAAAGCCTATTCCTTCCCTTTGCACTACCTTTATAACTTCCTCTGGGTCAAAGCTAAGCTTTTTTTCCTTTATCCTGCTTGCCCTTACTTCACCTACAAGCTTTACAAGTTCCCACCTTTCTGCCTCGAGTATTAGCTTTGGATCCTTGTAGTATTGGTAGAGCTTTTTTATATTCCTCTCACCAAGTCCATGTATAGCCTTTAAGGTAAGCCAGTAAAAAAGCTGATCCATCAAAGTTTATCCTTTTCTATAAGAGACTTTACCTCCTGAATGGCGGTGTCCAAGTTAAGCTCTTTTCTTTCTCCCGTATGCCTTATCCAAAGTTCTACTTTACCTTCTTTAACTTTTTTACCCACAACCAGAATGTAGGGAAAGCCACAAAGTTCCCCATCTGCAAACTTAAACCCCGGGCTTTCGTCCCTATCGTCGTAAATAACGTCCAATCCAAGCTCCATAGCTAAGGTGTATAACTTCTCTGCAGTATTTTTTTGCACCTCATCCGACTGATTTACGCAGATAATGTCCAGCTCAAAGGGTGCAACCACCGTAGGAAACTTAATACCTTTTTCGTCATGATACTGCTCCACAATGGCGGAAAGGCACCTTGATATACCAATACCATAACATCCCATCACCACAGGTTTTTCTTGACCTGATCTGTCCTTTATGAAAGCTCTCATAGGTTCTGAGTATCTGGTTCCCAAGAGGAATATGTGTCCTAGCTCTAAGCCCCTTCCTACCCTCAAAGGAGCACCGCACTTAGGACATGGGTCTCCCTCTTCCACCTGACACACATCCACGAACTTCCCGTATTGGATGTCCCTACCCGCATTGACGTTGATGTAGTGATAGTTATCCTCGTTGAGGGCAACTACCATGTTCTTTATGCCATAAACTGAGTTGTCCCAAAGGACGTTAAAGTTTGGAGGAAGATTAAAGGGTCCCACAAATCCCTTTGAGGTATTAAGCAGTCTTTTAATGTCTTCGTCCGTTGCAAGCCTAAATTCGTCCGTTCCAAGAACTGCTTCCAACTTCTTCTCATCCACTTCCCTGTCTCCTCTGATTAGAACCATAATAGGCTCTTCTCCTTTTAAATACAAAACCGCCTTCAGGATCTTGTATGCGGGGATCTTTAAGTAATCGGAAAGTTGGGCTATGGTGGAAGTGTTTGGCGTATATACCTTTTGCATTTGTTTTTCCTGCTCTTGCTCTTCTTTGTGCTTTGGCAAAGGAACTATCTCTGTATTGGCACAGTATCCACAGTTTTCACAAAAGGCAACACGGGCCTCACCATAATCGGTCAAGACTATAAACTCGTGGGACATCTTTCCTCCTATGGTCCCCACGCTTGCCTCAGCCAAAAGGGTTTTTAACCTTAGCTTTTTAAATATCCTTTCGTAGGCAAACTTCATAGTCTCGTAAGATATCATGGCCGAAAACTCATCTTCGTCAAAGGAGTAAGCGTCTTTCATGATAAATTCCCTGGACCTTATAAGGCCAAAGCGTGGTCTTTTTTCGTCCCTAAATTTGACCTGTATTTGATACAAAATCAAAGGAAGTTTTTTGTAGGAATTTACAAAACTTCTGAAAAGGTCCGTTATTTCCTCCTCGTGGGTAGGTCCCAAGCAGTATTCCCTTCCGTGTCTGTCTTTTAGCGTAAATAGTTCCCTTCCGTAAGCTTCCCATCTTCCTGTTTCTTTCCAAAGTTCAGAGGGGTTTAAAACGCTTAGCAGAACCTCTTGCGCTCCACTCCTTTCCATCTCCTTCCTTACTATGGACTCTATCTTCCTTATTACCTTTAGAGCGGGAGGGGTGTATTCGTATATGCCAGAGGCGACCTGCTTGATAAAGCCAACCTTTAGAAGAAGTTTGTGAGAGTTTGCTTCTGCGTCCGTAGGCTCTTCCTTTAGTGTGTGCCAAAAATATCTACTCCACCGCATAGGTGGGATATTTTAAAATACTCCTTATGCTAAACGGAATTTTAAGGTTTTTAGGTGTATTTTCCAACAACATAGGTGTGGACTTAGGAACTGCCAACACAGTTATATACTTGGAAGGTAAGGGAGTTGTCCTCTCGGAACCATCCATAGTAGCGGTAGATGTTAGAACAGGAAAGGTTATAGCGGTTGGTAAAGAAGCTAAGGAGATGCTCGGTAAAACTCCAGGAAATATTCAAACCATAAGACCACTCAGGGACGGAGTTATAACGGACTTTGAGGCGACAAAGATTATGCTCTCTTACATGATAAACAAAGTGATAGGTAAAAGTATATTTAAACCTAAGCCAAGAGTGGTTATTGGCGTTCCTTCAGGTGTTACGCAGGTGGAAAAAAGGGCAGTTATTGATGCAGCAAAGAGTGCAGGTGCAAGAGAAGTCTATTTGATAGCAGAACCTATGGCGGCGGCAATAGGTGCAGGTTTGCCCATAGAAGAACCAGTTGGTAATATGATAGTGGATATAGGAGGTGGAACTACTGAAGTAGCGGTTATATCATTGGCAGGCATAGTAACCTCTACTTCTATAAGAGTAGCAGGAGACGAAATGACCGAATCTATAATCAACTATATAAAGAAAAAGTATCACATTCTGATAGGAGAGCAAACCGCAGAAAGGATAAAAATAGAGTTGGGAAGTGCAGTTATAGAAGAGGAAGAAAAAACGATTGAAATAA
This DNA window, taken from Thermocrinis jamiesonii, encodes the following:
- a CDS encoding rod shape-determining protein, which encodes MLNGILRFLGVFSNNIGVDLGTANTVIYLEGKGVVLSEPSIVAVDVRTGKVIAVGKEAKEMLGKTPGNIQTIRPLRDGVITDFEATKIMLSYMINKVIGKSIFKPKPRVVIGVPSGVTQVEKRAVIDAAKSAGAREVYLIAEPMAAAIGAGLPIEEPVGNMIVDIGGGTTEVAVISLAGIVTSTSIRVAGDEMTESIINYIKKKYHILIGEQTAERIKIELGSAVIEEEEKTIEIRGRDMAGLPKTVTVSNFDITQSLEDVISAIINAIKATLEKTPPELASDIAERGIVLAGGGSLLRNLDTRIYRETGIFTRYCEDPITAVARGVGSILDKIDLIRQIAME
- a CDS encoding proline--tRNA ligase, with protein sequence MRWSRYFWHTLKEEPTDAEANSHKLLLKVGFIKQVASGIYEYTPPALKVIRKIESIVRKEMERSGAQEVLLSVLNPSELWKETGRWEAYGRELFTLKDRHGREYCLGPTHEEEITDLFRSFVNSYKKLPLILYQIQVKFRDEKRPRFGLIRSREFIMKDAYSFDEDEFSAMISYETMKFAYERIFKKLRLKTLLAEASVGTIGGKMSHEFIVLTDYGEARVAFCENCGYCANTEIVPLPKHKEEQEQEKQMQKVYTPNTSTIAQLSDYLKIPAYKILKAVLYLKGEEPIMVLIRGDREVDEKKLEAVLGTDEFRLATDEDIKRLLNTSKGFVGPFNLPPNFNVLWDNSVYGIKNMVVALNEDNYHYINVNAGRDIQYGKFVDVCQVEEGDPCPKCGAPLRVGRGLELGHIFLLGTRYSEPMRAFIKDRSGQEKPVVMGCYGIGISRCLSAIVEQYHDEKGIKFPTVVAPFELDIICVNQSDEVQKNTAEKLYTLAMELGLDVIYDDRDESPGFKFADGELCGFPYILVVGKKVKEGKVELWIRHTGERKELNLDTAIQEVKSLIEKDKL